TCAGTGGACCCATTCACTATTCCCAGACGGATAAGCAGTTCGTGCTGTCTCGAATTAGTGATGAAGTGCAACTTATCCAGGCCTATGGAGAGCTCTCCTGTCAAATTTCCAAGCCCATCTCTGTATTCATTCCAACTTCGGGTAAAGTCCACGCTGCCGTCCACCCGTCGTTGAATCACCATCCATCCAGACCCTTTGCAAGGAGCCTCAAATGCATCTCCTCAAGGCAGCTTTATATGGGAAATGTCTTTGCCGGCGTGGGCCAATAGTTTAATTGATCAcatttccacattttttcaatttttcagttcttaatttttttggtaattttaattattgtgTAATCCTTATCAGCTCTTCACTTTATTGTGGCTTCTGATCAGAGCTTAGTCTGGTAAATTATTTGCAAGACATTATTCCTCGGCAACAATTGTGTCACCAAGGACTAAAACTAATGGAATCACTATTATAACTCGCGGATCTATGGCGTGCTTTCAGTTCTCTATATTACAATTGAATGAAAAATAAGCCGTGCTTGTCTAAAAACGAAAAGTCTCTCCACGCCAACTTTTATGATAAGAACAGTTTCGGGCTTTCGTAAGGGTATTGATGAGGTTTGCGGCATCAAAGGTCACATCCGTTagattatttttgtattttcagaATCTTTAATCTcagcttatttttttaagggggacGAAGTCATCTGTGGGTgcttatatacaaatatatatatacaaattatatatacaaatatacatatacttatGACTAGTATATTCTATTTAATCGGTGATTATTGATTTCCTGCAGTATAAAATTAAGCTACTCTGAAAGCTTACCAATAAACTATTACTACATTATTATAACTATATtacatattatatttatatactaatGCTTATGAAAAGTTGTTCATTCCAAAAGTTTAAACTGCGGAAATAGGCAGACgtaagaatatatgtacttaaTCGATTTGACGAGTCATAACGTCTAGAGGCTATCTAGGGTTAAAGGTATAGGTCGGCTCTAAAAACAGAATGAAAGTGTTTTGGAGCTAGCAACCGAAACTAGGCcaagaaataaataacaaGATTGTAAAATGAGCTTGGCGCTAAAAAACGAAACCAAAGATTCAATGCCGCACTAAATACTATTAATTTCTTGGAAAATAAGATTTATAAACTGTTTTTCAgtttataaaaagaaaaagactATAGAGAGCTATAGAAAAAGacttgatatttttttgtttcataattatatttatttttggagaaTCAGTAGATCGTATATTACAGCTTTGTATCGAAGTGGTGGATCAGAGTGTTAGCTTCGGCGAGGAAGGATAAGTTCTTAAGCCTTGCCCTTGCCGTTGCGCCTCCTCACGGAGGTGCGGCGACGAGCACCAGCACGACCACGACGACCGCCGCGCCTGCGTCCACCGCGACGTCCAGAGCGGCGGGTCTTGCGGCCCCCACGGCGACCTCCCCGGCGACCACCTCGGCGACGGCGACCGGCACGGATGATGCGGCGGGCACGGGCGTCATCCTTGTTGGGTCGCACAATGGTGTCCTTGTCGTTGGTGGTGGTGTCCTTCTCCTGCTTGTTCTCAGTGGCGGCACCATCTTCGCTGCGTCCCTCCAGTTCGCTTTCCTcttgctcctgctcctggcgCTCTAGTTCCTGTTCCTGGGCAGCCAGCTCGGAGTCCTTCTCACCGTCGGTGGTCTTCTCGACCAGCTCGGAGCCGCGGCGAGTGCTCAGGACGCGGCTGCGCTGGGCCGCCGC
This region of Drosophila bipectinata strain 14024-0381.07 chromosome 2L, DbipHiC1v2, whole genome shotgun sequence genomic DNA includes:
- the nur gene encoding protein nemuri, with the protein product MSAKYALIFALAALCCLVVSSEAAAQRSRVLSTRRGSELVEKTTDGEKDSELAAQEQELERQEQEQEESELEGRSEDGAATENKQEKDTTTNDKDTIVRPNKDDARARRIIRAGRRRRGGRRGGRRGGRKTRRSGRRGGRRRGGRRGRAGARRRTSVRRRNGKGKA